One genomic region from Bombyx mori chromosome 6, ASM3026992v2 encodes:
- the LOC101745102 gene encoding uncharacterized protein LOC101745102 isoform X6, giving the protein MTEKGDTNRMLGPPPRLGLKAASPGVAGADEDCNSNTSLAGSQHSAHDDLDAHCDNSGYLWFLDYNPIFRDGSCHHTSVLSSVSASYKGISDLAARFEFTSRYNDIARDLDANLAEADMESFRTEDIHALLMTANLPHDTINDDRTHDSNPRGEMFASISSSLMERFRFDSSISIGSSLQGEESVGSINTMSICKSELLFSPVKEGGIHGVHFSVDSLDCELPTEQDLILTCQANKDNYTIAFEGSLTTYSEDSECVEPAVNQINDKLDKEEQTVSLESDERTRRNLELLERCKKITNKLSTSMARSDLGLTTWSKLKKQTVQSPLRRHPSGNNNGDSNETTDATNDMNNSVIKSQSLPNLYRRKLMNSSVISVALSNSTVDSFTANERLTGTPVCMKVYDVSQQRLSHGSQHSEPMSTSSTENHTSSDKSQPKQSFSLVKLFMKQKSESNDGIVSLDQMERSECWPSSSGGESGDSVGEQKHTDSESVNTGRPPLEIPSSNTDEAFSAVYEEIPSTNPTLFHVQNLNNRMYDEVLIEEEETADGAKLSDSESNLYATVNKTHIKRTHANIMNSPSKFRSSRKSCSSQSSATSVSISSCSESDGTQITRMNRILQRECCDHKATSTHIETDTIDKSMQTSSMQLSSSRYEREFFKVVEPSFLQKLKEGDCEKPVFILYPSYTLPDISFLNGRPNIYLNPMKVNVSPKSSQIKRNRVQVKSKRPFSCNDVEILKKKGLGHIKDWDSLNFLLPMECKQMLSEVPELMQHVKEKDGKFCNVTPSSKSKNRPVSCDCNNLAGNTTAVSSSSSTATQPSSGYRGSSTMLTDSSAQNSPAPANFNPLFVYRYDSATSSEASGNSEGQRVNPAAPRRSLSLVDQIRPPKQGEIVPPRPPLPKSILRKSMDKTRKSSTQTKRYSMFEMDDFMQDPIACATAVTEHKTKRRSLQEPYYLQNQNIDYRKNNDLAAKRLSQQFLDAAEKDADYNEYYPDEGVGTESSLESGKSNEIKLHRPHTPPMPKPRTKRMEYTEFPPPGALISSADLQQLEEFLKQSGLTCQNMDEWDQNQVQKVRNQVSKFLQMKRSQEENQRSTESSGSSCNSKKSVSFAQKSDAQVESLQTQAKTVEEIKGDALITPPNSPNISAVLAQRHYQAKNLAEIPICEEVEVSPDEFGSPIHFEGRPKYDLIDVSQKRALVSNVTDAVEMLIQHFSSATDQAELAFLGDSKQSPACAKIALNALCPALYAVFRDGLKENIETSFGAVNNSVWQMVESTARQGPITKSLNELVLRINSEDAVTEGLVKFNAFILGLLNAQTVDAWVSYVRTRESILAKHYGPDSLVLAGCVGEPRCRALLDTLLASLEPLKLLPFSLDLMFEMRELHRSFKRIENEMRAASRPTSINPPLTLNQRNLLKLVRSMQSSGVSSDDCQTSVIMRHREPKNKEPSTPDLLNDSANVKTAIEKNRPRSCVNPTAIGHDMCPNNSRIEMETNRRWSGVHLGSKLMQAFDRLVFDDSDDYTDSLETNKPCPRAPAGEAKLDFSGEEQWRPGSASSGGSGNAPTGKFRRLQLKWEMLSNAESPVTPSGETSPAAARGSKIPRPVSSPVRPQAPPLQSPAKNTHRGIPVPVRKGTSPTTATTQRPASSRTNTTNKKPSQTVNRIIPHTKRPNAMTDGTKDVKNVTNSKRSPTSRVDGAWPGGAAPRPASLPYGRPAPPPAPRRAASSSATRPSANTSHHKNKSRRAVSTSATRTRGGTALKVDKYVRTLWHRLPSDSGHLAFNEGERLRLVLEVDDQYLLCCRGDQKGLVPRDAVLLEDF; this is encoded by the exons GGCCACCGCCAAGGTTGGGGCTGAAGGCGGCAAGCCCCGGCGTGGCAGGCGCCGACGAGGATTGTAACAGCAACACCAGTCTCGCTGGAAGCCAGCACTCGGCTCACGATGACCTCGACGCGCACTGCGACAATTCTGGTTATCTTTGGTTCCTTGACTACAA TCCAATTTTCCGAGACGGCTCCTGCCACCACACCTCAGTGTTGTCCTCCGTGTCGGCTTCGTACAAAGGCATAAGTGACCTCGCCGCACGCTTCGAGTTCACGTCTCGATATAACGACATCGCGAGAGATCTAGACGCAAATCTCGCGGAGGCCGACATGGAAAGCTTCAGAACCGAAGACATACATGCACTGCTGATGACCGCCAACTTGCCACACGACACCATCAACGACGACAGAACGCATGAT AGTAACCCCCGAGGCGAGATGTTCGCGAGCATCTCTAGCTCTCTCATGGAAAGGTTTCGGTTCGACAGCAGTATCAGTATCGGCAGTAGTTTGCAG GGTGAAGAATCTGTCGGTTCAATCAACACGATGTCGATATGCAAGTCAGAACTGCTCTTTTCGCCTGTGAAGGAGGGCGGAATACACGGCGTCCATTTCAGCGTCGACAGTCTGGATTGTGAGCTGCCTACTGAGCAGGATCTTATTCTTACCTGCCAGGCTAATAAGGACAACTACACTATCGCCTTTGAGGGTAGTCTTACCACTTATTCTGAGGACAGTGAGTGCGTAGAACCGGCCGTCAATCAAATCAATG ACAAATTGGATAAGGAAGAACAAACAGTTTCGTTAGAGAGTGATGAGAGAACGCGTAGGAATTTAGAATTATTAGAAAGATGTaagaaaattacaaataaactaAGTACATCAATGGCCAGAAGTGACTTAGGATTAACGACGTGGAGTAAGCTTAAGAAGCAGACAGTCCAATCCCCTCTAAGAAG gCATCCATCCGGAAATAACAATGGAGATTCAAATGAAACAACTGATGCCACAAACGACATGAACAACTCAGTCATAAAAAGCCAAAGCCTGCCAAATCTTTATAGGAGAAAATTGATGAATAGTTCAGTTATCTCAGTAGCTCTCAGTAACTCAACG gtCGATTCATTTACTGCCAATGAACGTTTAACCGGTACGCCGGTTTGTATGAAAGTATACGATGTGTCGCAACAACGTTTATCTCATGGTAGCCAACATTCGGAGCCAATGAGCACATCATCTACAGAAAATCATACTTCGTCAGATAAAAGCCAACCCAAACAATCATTTAGCTtggtaaaattatttatgaaacaaaaaagtGAGAGCAATGATGGCATTGTCAGTTTGGATCAAATGGAAAGATCTGAATGTTGGCCATCCAGTTCCGGTGGAGAAAGTGGAGATTCAGTAGGAGAACAAAAACACACAGATTCCGAATCTGTAAATACTGGAAGACCTCCCTTAGAAATACCAAGCAGTAATACTGATGAGGCCTTTTCGGCAGTATATGAAGAAATACCATCTACTAACCCTACGCTCTTCCacgtacaaaatttaaataatagaatGTATGATGAAGTTTTGATCGAAGAAGAAGAAACAGCAGATGGAGCTAAGTTAAGCGACAGTGAAAGTAATCTTTATGCTACTGTCAACAAAACACATATTAAAAGAACGCACGCAAATATTATGAATAGTCCGTCAAAGTTCAGAAGCAGCAGAAAGTCTTGTTCTTCTCAATCATCAGCCACTAGTGTTAGTATTTCAAGTTGTTCCGAATCTGATGGAACTCAGATCACGAGGATGAATAGAATATTACAAAGAGAGTGTTGTGATCACAAAGCCACATCGACTCATATTGAAACTGATACTATAGATAAAAGCATGCAAACGTCAAGCATGCAACTTTCGAGCTCACGTTATGAACGTGAGTTCTTTAAAGTCGTGGAGCCTTCATTCTTGCAGAAGCTTAAAGAAGGAGACTGTGAGAAGCCAGTATTTATTTTGTACCCCAGTTACACGCTCCCCGATATAAGCTTCTTAAACGGAAGACCGAACATTTATCTAAATCCAATGAAAGTGAACGTTTCGCCGAAATCAAGTCAAATTAAAAGAAACAGAGTCCAAGTTAAAAGTAAAAGGCCTTTCTCGTGCAATGATGTCgaaatattgaaaaagaaagGTCTCGGTCACATCAAAGACTGGGACTCGTTAAACTTTTTACTTCCAATGGAATGTAAGCAAATGCTATCAGAAGTTCCAGAACTAATGCAACACGTGAAAGAAAAAGATGGAAAATTCTGTAATGTAACGCCATCTTCGAAATCTAAAAATCGACCCGTCAGTTGTGATTGCAATAATTTGGCTGGCAACACTACAGCTGTTTCTTCAAGTTCTAGCACTGCTACGCAACCGTCTTCCGGCTACCGGGGTTCATCGACCATGTTAACAGACTCTTCAGCACAAAACAGCCCCGCTCCCGCAAACTTCAATCCGTTATTCGTATATCGATACGACAGCGCAACAAGCTCTGAAGCGAGCGGTAACAGCGAGGGACAAAGAGTTAATCCTGCTGCGCCGAGACGTTCTCTGTCATTAGTAGATCAAATCCGCCCACCAAAGCAAGGCGAAATAGTGCCTCCGAGGCCACCCTTACCAAAAAGCATATTACGCAAATCCATGGACAAAACTCGTAAATCAAGCACACAAACCAAACGATACAGCATGTTTGAAATGGACGATTTTATGCAAGATCCGATTGCGTGCGCGACCGCAGTAACGGAACACAAGACCAAGAGAAGATCCCTTCAAGAACCGTACTATTTGCAAAATCAAAATATTGATTACAGAAAAAATAACGATTTAGCAGCCAAGAGATTATCTCAACAGTTTCTGGACGCTGCGGAAAAGGATGCTGATTACAATGAGTACTACCCGGACGAGGGCGTTGGAACCGAAAGTAGCTTAGAGTCTGGGAAATCTAACGAAATTAAATTACACCGACCTCACACTCCTCCAATGCCAAAACCACGAACTAAACGAATGGAATACACAGAGTTCCCCCCTCCAGGCGCATTAATCAGCAGCGCCGATCTACAACAGCTCGAAGAATTTTTAAAGCAAAGTGGTTTAACCTGTCAGAACATGGACGAGTGGGATCAAAATCAAGTGCAGAAGGTAAGAAATCAGGTTAGCAAATTCCTTCAAATGAAACGTTCCCAAGAGGAGAATCAGAGGTCCACAGAATCGAGTGGTAGTAGTTGCAATAGTAAGAAATCTGTAAGTTTTGCGCAGAAGTCTGATGCTCAAGTCGAGAGTCTACAGACTCAAGCGAAGACTGTAGAAGAAATCAAAGGAGATGCTTTAATTACTCCGCCAAATTCCCCAAATATATCAGCGGTGTTGGCTCAGAGGCATTACCAG GCCAAAAATTTAGCAGAAATACCAATATGCGAAGAGGTCGAAGTTAGTCCAGATGAATTTGGCAGCCCTATTCATTTTGAAGGGAGACCCAAATACGATTTGATTGATGTATCACAAAAGAGAG CTTTAGTATCGAATGTGACTGATGCCGTAGAGATGCTAATTCAGCACTTTTCCTCGGCGACCGATCAAGCTGAGCTGGCATTCTTGGGAGATTCGAAACAATCCCCAGCCTGCGCTAAAATAGCTCTTAACGCATTATGTCCAGCTTTGTACGCAGTATTCAGAGACGGCCTCAAAGAGAACATAGAGACATCTTTCGGTGCCGTCAATAATTCGGTTTGGCAAATGGTCGAGTCTACTGCTCGACAAG GTCCAATAACAAAGTCTTTGAACGAATTGGTGTTGAGGATCAACAGCGAAGATGCTGTTACAGAAGGATTGGTCAAATTTAATGCATTCATACTGGGTTTGCTCAA CGCGCAGACTGTGGACGCGTGGGTATCGTACGTTCGAACGCGGGAGTCAATTCTCGCGAAGCACTACGGGCCGGATTCACTGGTCCTCGCAGGGTGCGTCGGGGAGCCTCGCTGCCGAGCCCTCCTGGACACGTTACTGGCGAGCCTCGAGCCGCTCAAACTACTGCCCTTCTCCTTAGATCTCATGTTTGAAATGAGGGAACTCCATCGAAGCTTCAAAAGAATCGAAAACGAAATGCGCGCCGCCAGCAGG CCCACTTCGATTAACCCGCCACTAACACTGAACCAACGGAACTTGCTGAAGTTGGTGCGCTCGATGCAGTCGAGCGGCGTCTCCAGCGACGACTGTCAGACCAGCGTAATCATGAGACACAGGGAGCCGAAGAACAAAGAGCCATCGACTCCCGACTTGCTAAACGATTCAGCGAACGTAAAGACCGCCATTGAAAAGAACAGGCCGCGGTCCTGCGTCAACCCGACCGCTATAGGTCACGACATGTGCCCGAATAACAGCAGAATAGAAATGGAGACGAACCGCCGCTGGTCCGGTGTCCACTTGGGCTCGAAACTGATGCAGGCCTTCGACAGACTAGTGttcgacgacagcgacgactaCACAGATAGCTTAGAGACTAACAAACCGTGTCCCAGAGCCCCCGCCGGTGAAGCGAAG TTGGACTTCAGCGGTGAGGAACAATGGAGGCCCGGCTCGGCGAGCAGCGGAGGAAGCGGAAACGCGCCCACCGGCAAGTTCCGCCGCCTTCAACTCAAATGGGAGATGCTTAGTAATGCTGAGAGCCCAGTCACGCCTTCCG GAGAGACTTCCCCTGCCGCGGCCCGAGGCTCGAAGATCCCGCGTCCGGTGTCGTCGCCCGTGCGGCCTCAGGCCCCCCCACTGCAATCTCCCGCCAAGAACACGCATCG GGGCATCCCGGTACCAGTACGAAAAGGTACCTCACCGACCACTGCGACCACACAACGTCCCGCCAGCTCACGCACGAATACGACCAACAAAAAACCGTCACAAACCGTCAACAG AATTATACCGCACACGAAGAGACCCAATGCGATGACAGATGGAACGAAAGACGTTAAAAACGTGACAAACTCTAAGAGATCGCC AACGTCTCGCGTGGACGGCGCGTGGCCGGGCGGCGCCGCCCCGCGCCCCGCGTCCCTCCCGTAcggccgccccgccccgccccccgCACCCCGCCGCGCCGCCTCCTCCTCCGCCACGCGCCCGAGCGCCAACACCTCACACCACAAGAACAA GTCACGGCGCGCTGTCTCCACCTCTGCAACTAGAACTCGTGGTGGCACAGCCCTAAAGGTGGACAA ATACGTGAGGACGTTATGGCATCGGTTGCCATCTGACTCCGGTCACCTAGCTTTCAACGAGGGCGAACGTCTCCGGCTAGTCTTGGAGGTAGACGACCAGTACTTACTCTGCTGCAGGGGTGATCAAAAGGGTCTGGTACCCAGGGATGCTGTGCTCTTAGAGGATTTCTGA
- the LOC101745102 gene encoding uncharacterized protein LOC101745102 isoform X10, with product MTEKGDTNRMLGPPPRLGLKAASPGVAGADEDCNSNTSLAGSQHSAHDDLDAHCDNSGYLWFLDYNPIFRDGSCHHTSVLSSVSASYKGISDLAARFEFTSRYNDIARDLDANLAEADMESFRTEDIHALLMTANLPHDTINDDRTHDSNPRGEMFASISSSLMERFRFDSSISIGSSLQGEESVGSINTMSICKSELLFSPVKEGGIHGVHFSVDSLDCELPTEQDLILTCQANKDNYTIAFEGSLTTYSEDSECVEPAVNQINDKLDKEEQTVSLESDERTRRNLELLERCKKITNKLSTSMARSDLGLTTWSKLKKQTVQSPLRRHPSGNNNGDSNETTDATNDMNNSVIKSQSLPNLYRRKLMNSSVISVALSNSTVDSFTANERLTGTPVCMKVYDVSQQRLSHGSQHSEPMSTSSTENHTSSDKSQPKQSFSLVKLFMKQKSESNDGIVSLDQMERSECWPSSSGGESGDSVGEQKHTDSESVNTGRPPLEIPSSNTDEAFSAVYEEIPSTNPTLFHVQNLNNRMYDEVLIEEEETADGAKLSDSESNLYATVNKTHIKRTHANIMNSPSKFRSSRKSCSSQSSATSVSISSCSESDGTQITRMNRILQRECCDHKATSTHIETDTIDKSMQTSSMQLSSSRYEREFFKVVEPSFLQKLKEGDCEKPVFILYPSYTLPDISFLNGRPNIYLNPMKVNVSPKSSQIKRNRVQVKSKRPFSCNDVEILKKKGLGHIKDWDSLNFLLPMECKQMLSEVPELMQHVKEKDGKFCNVTPSSKSKNRPVSCDCNNLAGNTTAVSSSSSTATQPSSGYRGSSTMLTDSSAQNSPAPANFNPLFVYRYDSATSSEASGNSEGQRVNPAAPRRSLSLVDQIRPPKQGEIVPPRPPLPKSILRKSMDKTRKSSTQTKRYSMFEMDDFMQDPIACATAVTEHKTKRRSLQEPYYLQNQNIDYRKNNDLAAKRLSQQFLDAAEKDADYNEYYPDEGVGTESSLESGKSNEIKLHRPHTPPMPKPRTKRMEYTEFPPPGALISSADLQQLEEFLKQSGLTCQNMDEWDQNQVQKAKNLAEIPICEEVEVSPDEFGSPIHFEGRPKYDLIDVSQKRALVSNVTDAVEMLIQHFSSATDQAELAFLGDSKQSPACAKIALNALCPALYAVFRDGLKENIETSFGAVNNSVWQMVESTARQGPITKSLNELVLRINSEDAVTEGLVKFNAFILGLLNAQTVDAWVSYVRTRESILAKHYGPDSLVLAGCVGEPRCRALLDTLLASLEPLKLLPFSLDLMFEMRELHRSFKRIENEMRAASRPTSINPPLTLNQRNLLKLVRSMQSSGVSSDDCQTSVIMRHREPKNKEPSTPDLLNDSANVKTAIEKNRPRSCVNPTAIGHDMCPNNSRIEMETNRRWSGVHLGSKLMQAFDRLVFDDSDDYTDSLETNKPCPRAPAGEAKLDFSGEEQWRPGSASSGGSGNAPTGKFRRLQLKWEMLSNAESPVTPSGETSPAAARGSKIPRPVSSPVRPQAPPLQSPAKNTHRGIPVPVRKGTSPTTATTQRPASSRTNTTNKKPSQTVNRIIPHTKRPNAMTDGTKDVKNVTNSKRSPTSRVDGAWPGGAAPRPASLPYGRPAPPPAPRRAASSSATRPSANTSHHKNKSRRAVSTSATRTRGGTALKVDKYVRTLWHRLPSDSGHLAFNEGERLRLVLEVDDQYLLCCRGDQKGLVPRDAVLLEDF from the exons GGCCACCGCCAAGGTTGGGGCTGAAGGCGGCAAGCCCCGGCGTGGCAGGCGCCGACGAGGATTGTAACAGCAACACCAGTCTCGCTGGAAGCCAGCACTCGGCTCACGATGACCTCGACGCGCACTGCGACAATTCTGGTTATCTTTGGTTCCTTGACTACAA TCCAATTTTCCGAGACGGCTCCTGCCACCACACCTCAGTGTTGTCCTCCGTGTCGGCTTCGTACAAAGGCATAAGTGACCTCGCCGCACGCTTCGAGTTCACGTCTCGATATAACGACATCGCGAGAGATCTAGACGCAAATCTCGCGGAGGCCGACATGGAAAGCTTCAGAACCGAAGACATACATGCACTGCTGATGACCGCCAACTTGCCACACGACACCATCAACGACGACAGAACGCATGAT AGTAACCCCCGAGGCGAGATGTTCGCGAGCATCTCTAGCTCTCTCATGGAAAGGTTTCGGTTCGACAGCAGTATCAGTATCGGCAGTAGTTTGCAG GGTGAAGAATCTGTCGGTTCAATCAACACGATGTCGATATGCAAGTCAGAACTGCTCTTTTCGCCTGTGAAGGAGGGCGGAATACACGGCGTCCATTTCAGCGTCGACAGTCTGGATTGTGAGCTGCCTACTGAGCAGGATCTTATTCTTACCTGCCAGGCTAATAAGGACAACTACACTATCGCCTTTGAGGGTAGTCTTACCACTTATTCTGAGGACAGTGAGTGCGTAGAACCGGCCGTCAATCAAATCAATG ACAAATTGGATAAGGAAGAACAAACAGTTTCGTTAGAGAGTGATGAGAGAACGCGTAGGAATTTAGAATTATTAGAAAGATGTaagaaaattacaaataaactaAGTACATCAATGGCCAGAAGTGACTTAGGATTAACGACGTGGAGTAAGCTTAAGAAGCAGACAGTCCAATCCCCTCTAAGAAG gCATCCATCCGGAAATAACAATGGAGATTCAAATGAAACAACTGATGCCACAAACGACATGAACAACTCAGTCATAAAAAGCCAAAGCCTGCCAAATCTTTATAGGAGAAAATTGATGAATAGTTCAGTTATCTCAGTAGCTCTCAGTAACTCAACG gtCGATTCATTTACTGCCAATGAACGTTTAACCGGTACGCCGGTTTGTATGAAAGTATACGATGTGTCGCAACAACGTTTATCTCATGGTAGCCAACATTCGGAGCCAATGAGCACATCATCTACAGAAAATCATACTTCGTCAGATAAAAGCCAACCCAAACAATCATTTAGCTtggtaaaattatttatgaaacaaaaaagtGAGAGCAATGATGGCATTGTCAGTTTGGATCAAATGGAAAGATCTGAATGTTGGCCATCCAGTTCCGGTGGAGAAAGTGGAGATTCAGTAGGAGAACAAAAACACACAGATTCCGAATCTGTAAATACTGGAAGACCTCCCTTAGAAATACCAAGCAGTAATACTGATGAGGCCTTTTCGGCAGTATATGAAGAAATACCATCTACTAACCCTACGCTCTTCCacgtacaaaatttaaataatagaatGTATGATGAAGTTTTGATCGAAGAAGAAGAAACAGCAGATGGAGCTAAGTTAAGCGACAGTGAAAGTAATCTTTATGCTACTGTCAACAAAACACATATTAAAAGAACGCACGCAAATATTATGAATAGTCCGTCAAAGTTCAGAAGCAGCAGAAAGTCTTGTTCTTCTCAATCATCAGCCACTAGTGTTAGTATTTCAAGTTGTTCCGAATCTGATGGAACTCAGATCACGAGGATGAATAGAATATTACAAAGAGAGTGTTGTGATCACAAAGCCACATCGACTCATATTGAAACTGATACTATAGATAAAAGCATGCAAACGTCAAGCATGCAACTTTCGAGCTCACGTTATGAACGTGAGTTCTTTAAAGTCGTGGAGCCTTCATTCTTGCAGAAGCTTAAAGAAGGAGACTGTGAGAAGCCAGTATTTATTTTGTACCCCAGTTACACGCTCCCCGATATAAGCTTCTTAAACGGAAGACCGAACATTTATCTAAATCCAATGAAAGTGAACGTTTCGCCGAAATCAAGTCAAATTAAAAGAAACAGAGTCCAAGTTAAAAGTAAAAGGCCTTTCTCGTGCAATGATGTCgaaatattgaaaaagaaagGTCTCGGTCACATCAAAGACTGGGACTCGTTAAACTTTTTACTTCCAATGGAATGTAAGCAAATGCTATCAGAAGTTCCAGAACTAATGCAACACGTGAAAGAAAAAGATGGAAAATTCTGTAATGTAACGCCATCTTCGAAATCTAAAAATCGACCCGTCAGTTGTGATTGCAATAATTTGGCTGGCAACACTACAGCTGTTTCTTCAAGTTCTAGCACTGCTACGCAACCGTCTTCCGGCTACCGGGGTTCATCGACCATGTTAACAGACTCTTCAGCACAAAACAGCCCCGCTCCCGCAAACTTCAATCCGTTATTCGTATATCGATACGACAGCGCAACAAGCTCTGAAGCGAGCGGTAACAGCGAGGGACAAAGAGTTAATCCTGCTGCGCCGAGACGTTCTCTGTCATTAGTAGATCAAATCCGCCCACCAAAGCAAGGCGAAATAGTGCCTCCGAGGCCACCCTTACCAAAAAGCATATTACGCAAATCCATGGACAAAACTCGTAAATCAAGCACACAAACCAAACGATACAGCATGTTTGAAATGGACGATTTTATGCAAGATCCGATTGCGTGCGCGACCGCAGTAACGGAACACAAGACCAAGAGAAGATCCCTTCAAGAACCGTACTATTTGCAAAATCAAAATATTGATTACAGAAAAAATAACGATTTAGCAGCCAAGAGATTATCTCAACAGTTTCTGGACGCTGCGGAAAAGGATGCTGATTACAATGAGTACTACCCGGACGAGGGCGTTGGAACCGAAAGTAGCTTAGAGTCTGGGAAATCTAACGAAATTAAATTACACCGACCTCACACTCCTCCAATGCCAAAACCACGAACTAAACGAATGGAATACACAGAGTTCCCCCCTCCAGGCGCATTAATCAGCAGCGCCGATCTACAACAGCTCGAAGAATTTTTAAAGCAAAGTGGTTTAACCTGTCAGAACATGGACGAGTGGGATCAAAATCAAGTGCAGAAG GCCAAAAATTTAGCAGAAATACCAATATGCGAAGAGGTCGAAGTTAGTCCAGATGAATTTGGCAGCCCTATTCATTTTGAAGGGAGACCCAAATACGATTTGATTGATGTATCACAAAAGAGAG CTTTAGTATCGAATGTGACTGATGCCGTAGAGATGCTAATTCAGCACTTTTCCTCGGCGACCGATCAAGCTGAGCTGGCATTCTTGGGAGATTCGAAACAATCCCCAGCCTGCGCTAAAATAGCTCTTAACGCATTATGTCCAGCTTTGTACGCAGTATTCAGAGACGGCCTCAAAGAGAACATAGAGACATCTTTCGGTGCCGTCAATAATTCGGTTTGGCAAATGGTCGAGTCTACTGCTCGACAAG GTCCAATAACAAAGTCTTTGAACGAATTGGTGTTGAGGATCAACAGCGAAGATGCTGTTACAGAAGGATTGGTCAAATTTAATGCATTCATACTGGGTTTGCTCAA CGCGCAGACTGTGGACGCGTGGGTATCGTACGTTCGAACGCGGGAGTCAATTCTCGCGAAGCACTACGGGCCGGATTCACTGGTCCTCGCAGGGTGCGTCGGGGAGCCTCGCTGCCGAGCCCTCCTGGACACGTTACTGGCGAGCCTCGAGCCGCTCAAACTACTGCCCTTCTCCTTAGATCTCATGTTTGAAATGAGGGAACTCCATCGAAGCTTCAAAAGAATCGAAAACGAAATGCGCGCCGCCAGCAGG CCCACTTCGATTAACCCGCCACTAACACTGAACCAACGGAACTTGCTGAAGTTGGTGCGCTCGATGCAGTCGAGCGGCGTCTCCAGCGACGACTGTCAGACCAGCGTAATCATGAGACACAGGGAGCCGAAGAACAAAGAGCCATCGACTCCCGACTTGCTAAACGATTCAGCGAACGTAAAGACCGCCATTGAAAAGAACAGGCCGCGGTCCTGCGTCAACCCGACCGCTATAGGTCACGACATGTGCCCGAATAACAGCAGAATAGAAATGGAGACGAACCGCCGCTGGTCCGGTGTCCACTTGGGCTCGAAACTGATGCAGGCCTTCGACAGACTAGTGttcgacgacagcgacgactaCACAGATAGCTTAGAGACTAACAAACCGTGTCCCAGAGCCCCCGCCGGTGAAGCGAAG TTGGACTTCAGCGGTGAGGAACAATGGAGGCCCGGCTCGGCGAGCAGCGGAGGAAGCGGAAACGCGCCCACCGGCAAGTTCCGCCGCCTTCAACTCAAATGGGAGATGCTTAGTAATGCTGAGAGCCCAGTCACGCCTTCCG GAGAGACTTCCCCTGCCGCGGCCCGAGGCTCGAAGATCCCGCGTCCGGTGTCGTCGCCCGTGCGGCCTCAGGCCCCCCCACTGCAATCTCCCGCCAAGAACACGCATCG GGGCATCCCGGTACCAGTACGAAAAGGTACCTCACCGACCACTGCGACCACACAACGTCCCGCCAGCTCACGCACGAATACGACCAACAAAAAACCGTCACAAACCGTCAACAG AATTATACCGCACACGAAGAGACCCAATGCGATGACAGATGGAACGAAAGACGTTAAAAACGTGACAAACTCTAAGAGATCGCC AACGTCTCGCGTGGACGGCGCGTGGCCGGGCGGCGCCGCCCCGCGCCCCGCGTCCCTCCCGTAcggccgccccgccccgccccccgCACCCCGCCGCGCCGCCTCCTCCTCCGCCACGCGCCCGAGCGCCAACACCTCACACCACAAGAACAA GTCACGGCGCGCTGTCTCCACCTCTGCAACTAGAACTCGTGGTGGCACAGCCCTAAAGGTGGACAA ATACGTGAGGACGTTATGGCATCGGTTGCCATCTGACTCCGGTCACCTAGCTTTCAACGAGGGCGAACGTCTCCGGCTAGTCTTGGAGGTAGACGACCAGTACTTACTCTGCTGCAGGGGTGATCAAAAGGGTCTGGTACCCAGGGATGCTGTGCTCTTAGAGGATTTCTGA